CTTGTGTGCTCGGGACCCTGACGTTGGCTTCGCTGTGCCGGATGAACTCCGCCTAACCGCCGATTGGTATCGAGTTGCGCGTCGCCGCAACTCGCATGATGTCTATGAACTGCTGACCCATGACCTCTTCGCAGCGATCGACCAAGTCGGCGGCTGGGACGCTCCCTTGACCGCGGTCAAGGTTGAGGCCTACGACATGAACGGTGACATCGTAAGCAGTGCGCGAGCGCTGCGGTCGTATGTGGTCGCGACGGTGGAACGCCTCGCCGGAAGTTCGAAGCAGCAGTACACATTGACGGCCGGGATCTGGTTCCGAGTCGACCAGGAATACGTCGAGCAGGTCGATCGTTTCCTGAGCGCGAAGATCCCCGATCTGACCGCGGACCTAGGCTTGCCGGTGTGGGACGAAGCCTTCCTCGAGGCGAACGTCGATGGCTCGTACGGCGAGCAGAGGTACAACACCTGGGCTGGAGGTCAGTTCGGCCATGCGGTTCTCGACCGGAAACTCTATCGCGGCAAGGCTGGGGAGAAGGTCGAGATCTGCGACCTTCTCACGAAAGCGAAACACCTGATCTGTGTGAAGCGTATGGACGGGAGTGACAAGTTGAGTCACCTCTTCCAGCAGGGATCGGTGTCCGCGCTGCTGACCGTTCGTAATGACGATTATCAGGCCATGCTGATGAACAAGATGCACGAACTCGACCCCACCGCCGAGTTCGGCATCCCTCAGGAGTGGACCGTGGTGTACGCCCTGGCAACGGGCAAGCCGGGCGCGCTGAAGGACATCATGTACTTCTTCTCGCGCGCAGCTCTGAAGATGCATGCCGAGGAGATCCTCAGCCGCGGCTTCAAGGTCGGACTGGCGAAGATCGATCGCATCGCCGGAGTGCCTCCCAGCCCGTAAATTAGGTAGCGTGCTCCGGGTCCGCCGCTCCTCCATGCCGGGTCTACGCAGGTCACGCTGTCCCGTCACGGTTCGGCGAGGGAGCGGCAAACTTAAGAATCGCCGGATACTCCTTGCACGTTGAGTGATTTCTGGCGATCCTCACCGTCTGGCCGACGAATTCCGTGCCCCGCGTGAAGATCCCGAGCGTCGTGCGTCCGATGTCCTCCGACGCGATCCCCAACAGCTGTTCGTCCTGCATTGGCAGGGATAGCTCCAGCTCGCGATCGGCGTTCCGCGAAGGCCGGGCGATGAGCGTGATGGCCTCATATTCGAAGGTCGTCTGCAGGAACGTCGTCGGTACGCCGTACTCCAGGAACAACGCGTTGCTCTCGCCCTTGGCTCGAAGTGCGGGACCTTGAAGCGCCCGTCATCTGGGCTCGGCACTGCTTCGTTTGCACCGAAGCGCGGCCGGGTGTCCTTCAGGGTTGACAAGATCACATGCTGTGCGCCGCTTCTTCCTCCAGCGTTCGCTGGATCCAGTAGTTCGTCACCTCGAAGGCGCCGTACGAACTCTCGAATGCCACGCGCAGACTCGCTTCGTCGTCAAGGTCCGCCGCGACCAGTTCGGCGGCGGCTGCGACGAGTTCCTGGGCCGATCCAGGCCGCGTCGAGGTCGTACGCCGTACCCACCATCAGCCAGGATCGCCCGCACCAGTCCGCAGCCCTGCGAACCGGTCGCTCCGACCACCACGGTGATCAACTCTTCTGCTCGGAGATCTCGACATCT
The Kribbella italica DNA segment above includes these coding regions:
- a CDS encoding DUF6119 family protein, with amino-acid sequence MRITVYLLRPSVAFAKETLREHNRFKECSVVPPDAEEVEWRLFMNPGSPHDAGWLKHLRPLFAAQPPVSSFGLSPGAVLLVRAHGRVFAVTFGTGFHAIDDAVKEPDFGLLVAANSVDPEQVMLAEARGMGKGRRNALSTLPTPNEMFALGLLTDEEWIRRFGGVAELPGFARTIAGADSLTLVIDEYRLADLPATLGKALELWQADAYKTRFPFLTYFRRVSDKALIAELDDAVEALLCARDPDVGFAVPDELRLTADWYRVARRRNSHDVYELLTHDLFAAIDQVGGWDAPLTAVKVEAYDMNGDIVSSARALRSYVVATVERLAGSSKQQYTLTAGIWFRVDQEYVEQVDRFLSAKIPDLTADLGLPVWDEAFLEANVDGSYGEQRYNTWAGGQFGHAVLDRKLYRGKAGEKVEICDLLTKAKHLICVKRMDGSDKLSHLFQQGSVSALLTVRNDDYQAMLMNKMHELDPTAEFGIPQEWTVVYALATGKPGALKDIMYFFSRAALKMHAEEILSRGFKVGLAKIDRIAGVPPSP